From a single Miscanthus floridulus cultivar M001 chromosome 8, ASM1932011v1, whole genome shotgun sequence genomic region:
- the LOC136473040 gene encoding noroxomaritidine synthase-like, which translates to MALPFLLQQLLISIPVLLVVSLYVRFWRSRNPLRPMDWPVLGALSLISKFHNIHHELTVILAASGCNFKAQGPLGSGMRFFITSDPANVQHIFTTNHANYPKGEDLAEIFDIVSGSILTIDGEACHQHRAMFQSFLSNPRVLELMSRCCRDKVVNGLLPFLTRMESTRTPFDMQDLMGRLIFDLTATPIFGVDPVCLSTSTNMPSMHVAAAMDTVMEVGLLRHTVPASCWKMMRQLNLGPERKLAVAHTLLRGFVTEMMENRKARCSDPDVLAAVDILSGDPAFSSDKALLSKILINYMIAGRDTVGTTLPWVFCNLCKNPRVVSGIREEMAHIASLKASAAVSNAASNMVFFESEETKDLVYLQAALFESLRLYPPVPFERKTALADDVLPSGHQLCSGETILVAIYSMGRMEALWGKDCHEYKPERWLSEDGRKLRYVPSHKFMAFNSGPRFCLGKDIAIRQMKTIVSAVIWNFDLELLEGQSIEPKMSPILQMKNGLKMKVKKRGGHHLE; encoded by the coding sequence ATGGCGTTACCCTTCTTGCTACAGCAGCTACTCATCTCCATACCTGTGCTCCTTGTTGTATCGTTGTATGTTAGGTTCTGGAGGTCAAGGAACCCGTTGCGCCCTATGGACTGGCCGGTACTTGGCGCTCTCTCCTTGATTTCTAAGTTCCACAACATACACCACGAATTGACAGTAATCCTTGCCGCCTCCGGGTGCAACTTCAAGGCACAAGGGCCACTAGGAAGTGGCATGCGGTTCTTCATCACCTCTGACCCGGCAAATGTCCAGCACATCTTCACCACCAACCATGCAAACTACCCCAAGGGTGAGGACCTCGCCGAAATCTTTGACATCGTTAGTGGCAGCATCCTCACCATTGACGGTGAGGCCTGCCATCAGCATCGAGCGATGTTCCAGAGCTTCCTGAGCAACCCACGGGTACTTGAGTTGATGTCCCGTTGCTGCCGCGACAAGGTGGTGAATGGTCTGCTCCCCTTCTTAACCCGCATGGAGAGCACCAGGACCCCGTTCGACATGCAGGATCTGATGGGAAGGCTCATATTTGATCTCACTGCCACTCCGATCTTCGGTGTGGATCCTGTTTGCCTGTCTACCAGTACCAACATGCCGTCGATGCATGTCGCGGCCGCCATGGACACGGTCATGGAGGTTGGCCTTTTGCGGCACACTGTGCCCGCCTCCTGCTGGAAGATGATGAGACAGCTGAACCTTGGCCCGGAGAGGAAGCTGGCCGTGGCGCACACACTGCTGCGTGGGTTCGTCACAGAGATGATGGAGAATAGGAAAGCCAGGTGCTCCGATCCTGACGTGCTGGCCGCCGTGGACATTCTTTCTGGTGACCCGGCGTTCAGTAGCGACAAGGCCCTGCTGAGTAAGATACTCATCAACTACATGATCGCTGGGCGGGACACTGTTGGCACAACACTGCCGTGGGTTTTCTGCAACCTCTGCAAGAATCCCCGCGTCGTCTCCGGCATCCGCGAGGAAATGGCTCACATCGCATCTCTCAAGGCCTCCGCTGCAGTTTCCAATGCCGCAAGCAACATGGTGTTCTTTGAGTCGGAGGAGACTAAAGACCTAGTCTACCTTCAAGCAGCCCTGTTTGAGTCTCTGAGACTGTACCCACCAGTCCCGTTCGAACGCAAGACGGCGCTTGCCGATGATGTTCTCCCAAGCGGCCACCAGTTGTGCTCTGGCGAAACCATCCTGGTCGCCATCTATTCCATGGGCAGAATGGAAGCCCTATGGGGCAAGGACTGCCATGAGTACAAGCCCGAGAGGTGGCTCTCTGAAGATGGCAGGAAGCTGCGGTATGTGCCATCTCACAAATTCATGGCTTTTAACTCAGGGCCTAGGTTTTGCCTTGGCAAGGACATAGCAATCAGACAGATGAAGACAATAGTTTCCGCGGTCATATGGAACTTCGATTTGGAGCTGTTGGAAGGGCAGAGCATCGAGCCCAAGATGTCGCCTATTCTACAAATGAAGAACGGGCTCAAGATGAAGGTTAAGAAGAGGGGAGGACATCATCTAGAATAA